A segment of the bacterium genome:
GTTCATAGTCCATTATTTAGAGAGATTGGTTTATCCTGATGTTAATCCTTTGGTAATACAGATACCAACAGTTTTTATTGCCATATTTACGATAGTGATGTTTATAGTTAAGCCGCCGAAGAAAATAAAAAGCATAATGGGAAAAAAGTAGCCTGTCCCCTTTTTTATGGAGGGAGTTATGATTTTGGAAAAGATGAGTCTTAAGGGGAAAGCAGGGATAGTGGTTGGTGCAAGCCGCGGTCTGGGGAAAGGTATTGCTATTGGTCTTGCTCAGGCTGGGGCAGACCTTGCTGTGACCAGCAGAGAACTGAAAATAATTGAGAAAGTAGCTGAGGAAATCAAAAGTTGGGGAGGGAAAATGCTTCCCCTGCAGGTTGATGTGGCGAGAAAAGAAGATATTGATATAATGGTAGAGAAAACTCTGGAAAAATTTGGGAAAATAGATTTTCTGTTCAATAATGCCGGAAGGATTACCAGAGTGCCAGCTGAAAATTTTTCAGAAGAAGATTGGGACGAGGAGATGAATGTTAATTTGAAAGGGACTTTCTTGTGTTGCCAGGCGGTGGGGAGAGTAATGATTAAACAGAAGAGAGGGAAAATTGTAAACATTTCTTCCATAGCCAGCTTTATAGGGGGAAAGAATATTTCTGCCTATGTAGCAAGCAAGGGAGGGGTTTCTCAGCTGACCAAGTCGCTCGCCAGTGACTGGGCGAAATATAACATTAGGGTTAATGCTATTGGACCGGGCTATTTTGAGACTGATTTGACTGAGCCTTTGCGGAAGGACCCCAAAAGATTTTCGGCAATAAATGCAAGAATTCCTTTAGGTAGATGGGGTAAGCCTGAGGATCTGGCGGGAATAGCTGTCTTTCTTGCTTCCGATGCTTCGGATTACATAACCGGCCAGACAATCTTTGTGGATGGAGGATGGCTTGCGGTTTAAGGAGGTAAATTCTACGAAAAAAATTTTGAATATCGTTTTAGTGATGTTTCTTGTTTTCCTTGTAGGGTGCGCAGTCCATCCGGTTACAGGGAAGAAAGAAATCAGGCTGCTTTCTACGAGTCAGGAAGTAGCTCTGGGGAAACAGGCGGCTCAACAGGTAGTAAATGAGTTTGGCATTTACGATGACCCGGAACTAGACAAATATATAAATGAGGTGGGGCAGAAACTGGTTGATGTTTCTGAGAGGAAAGAGATAACCTACTCTTTCACCGTGCTTAATACTCCCATGGTGAACGCATTTGCTGCTCCTGGAGGCTTCATTTTTGTCACCAGGGGAATCCTTAAGGAACTGGATGACGAGGCTCAGCTGGCGGGGGTTATGGCGCACGAGATCGGACATGTCGTGTATCGCCACGGAGCGAAACAGTTCGAGAAAGCATTTGGTTACCAGGCGATTCTCCTCGTAGGAGAAATACTCACCAAGAAAGACTTGAGTCAGCTCCAGCAATATACAAATTTCTTTGTTTCCCTTATGCTTCTGGGATACAGCCGGAAGAACGAGCTGGAGTCAGATAATTCAGCAATCCGTTATTCCCTTGCTGGCGGATACGACCCAAGGGGAATAGCTGACTTTTTCGAGAAACTTAAAGCTATGGAAAAAAAACCTCCAAGTAAATTTGAAACTCTCTTTCGTTCCCATCCACCTACAGGTGATAGAATCGAGAGGGTCGAGCTCTACCTGGAACAGGTTGAGTTCGAGGGTGCTGAACTGGTAAGGAATGAGGAAAAGTTCAAAAAGTTTACGCAAAATCTGCCTGCCGAGGAATCTCCCAAGTAATCAAGAGCCCTTCCTTAAATGGTTGAAAAAGATGGGGAAATA
Coding sequences within it:
- a CDS encoding glucose 1-dehydrogenase → MILEKMSLKGKAGIVVGASRGLGKGIAIGLAQAGADLAVTSRELKIIEKVAEEIKSWGGKMLPLQVDVARKEDIDIMVEKTLEKFGKIDFLFNNAGRITRVPAENFSEEDWDEEMNVNLKGTFLCCQAVGRVMIKQKRGKIVNISSIASFIGGKNISAYVASKGGVSQLTKSLASDWAKYNIRVNAIGPGYFETDLTEPLRKDPKRFSAINARIPLGRWGKPEDLAGIAVFLASDASDYITGQTIFVDGGWLAV
- a CDS encoding M48 family metallopeptidase, whose product is MRFKEVNSTKKILNIVLVMFLVFLVGCAVHPVTGKKEIRLLSTSQEVALGKQAAQQVVNEFGIYDDPELDKYINEVGQKLVDVSERKEITYSFTVLNTPMVNAFAAPGGFIFVTRGILKELDDEAQLAGVMAHEIGHVVYRHGAKQFEKAFGYQAILLVGEILTKKDLSQLQQYTNFFVSLMLLGYSRKNELESDNSAIRYSLAGGYDPRGIADFFEKLKAMEKKPPSKFETLFRSHPPTGDRIERVELYLEQVEFEGAELVRNEEKFKKFTQNLPAEESPK